In one Leptogranulimonas caecicola genomic region, the following are encoded:
- a CDS encoding PDDEXK family nuclease, producing MYLSRTSLIPVHSQNECAFILNESIGSTAAIAQLKTLPFYNSGIIPSAALAGVSHEHLSVELLISCKAHRRKLPHLVNHLWQSPLFPKALYRINTTQTTEPLYVVSPELHFLLRCRETRAPAQALLLALQLCGTYELRPDIPEGFATRPVPLTCAQSLQNAVQWLPTDARGQKIARYAASLALDGSASPRESGFAAFAITSRRHGGAGLPAPRLNYEKSLSPLAKAHLPQRTSIRYDFYWPEKHLACEYDSSWWHSDPLRAGADDQRRLAARALNDDLIGVARQTLISLATATALFDQLAHILQGRAPRPLSARSLTCREELWRLCFGHHSFW from the coding sequence GTGTACCTCTCGCGCACTTCTCTCATCCCGGTACATTCGCAAAATGAGTGTGCCTTCATCCTCAACGAGTCCATAGGTTCCACTGCTGCAATTGCACAGCTAAAGACGCTGCCTTTCTATAATTCTGGAATTATTCCCTCAGCAGCTCTCGCCGGTGTTTCTCATGAACATCTATCTGTTGAGTTGCTTATTTCCTGCAAGGCTCACCGCCGAAAGCTTCCCCACCTCGTCAATCATCTCTGGCAAAGCCCACTCTTCCCCAAGGCGCTATACCGCATCAACACCACCCAGACCACCGAGCCGCTCTATGTAGTCTCCCCGGAGCTCCACTTTTTACTTCGATGCCGAGAAACCCGCGCCCCCGCTCAAGCCCTTCTGCTCGCCCTGCAACTTTGCGGCACCTATGAGCTGCGCCCCGACATCCCAGAAGGCTTCGCAACTCGCCCTGTGCCGCTCACCTGCGCGCAGTCGCTGCAAAACGCCGTGCAATGGCTTCCCACAGACGCCCGCGGCCAAAAGATCGCCCGCTACGCCGCATCCCTCGCGCTCGACGGATCGGCCTCTCCACGCGAGTCCGGCTTTGCCGCATTCGCCATCACTTCCCGAAGGCACGGCGGCGCCGGCCTGCCAGCTCCCCGCCTCAATTATGAAAAGTCGCTTTCTCCGCTCGCCAAGGCGCACCTGCCCCAACGAACCTCCATTCGCTACGACTTTTATTGGCCCGAGAAACACCTGGCCTGCGAGTACGACTCCAGCTGGTGGCACTCTGACCCTCTCCGCGCCGGAGCCGACGACCAGCGCCGCCTGGCCGCCCGCGCCCTCAACGACGACCTCATCGGCGTCGCCCGCCAAACTCTCATCAGCCTCGCAACCGCCACGGCGCTCTTCGACCAGCTGGCCCACATCCTGCAAGGCCGCGCGCCCCGCCCGCTCTCAGCGCGCTCCCTCACCTGCCGAGAAGAGCTCTGGCGCCTCTGCTTTGGCCACCACAGCTTCTGGTAG
- a CDS encoding Spy0128 family protein yields MRVDSVLVNGNTADGLGGGIAGCPHARMGVGLLEANTGAAIYGNTAKKVRRPSNSVLYSLEVDNVITGDVYAWDHAASRFSADKAMDYYCTRASVVMGADMGQAGDTVWTGYRASASNMKGEPVTIQKGETFSATSESVGLTNTYKGAAPSTNVTVTGNYSATHGGGIGCNGTLKINYVPKVEYGAFNIELQKSLVTSLGDKLSMAANAYRFELFTDKSCTNKVAEATNDANGKIAFTLTHGAYDSQIKGDGAQTWTFYAREVKGNDPSIAYDTKVHTITVNISSIQSKTSPTAAFPVTTKTPVLQSVKVDGKAPGSAPFSNTFNVKGAAQLGITKTVSGLPAGSYTFELQEMKGKSIADQEIKSDGVSDSQSFSVNESASTNQTVEQLFKKMTYTAEGDHWYRIREKADGDRTVTAFDSSVYLVKVNVKKNGKKALKAEVVETYKAADANSELKKVSNTQKPAFTNTNYLYEGFDFSITKMLENDLNSQFRPDNGEFTFELFDNPECSGEPLATAKNNASGQVEFKVENQTYLQNELKGMKPGALIYTTLYFHEVQGNVPGVTYDTEAHSISLELKVTQGTKSDMGITKPVIGATAKVTMVDGKELTAAGFTFINKIKVADAQVPFSATKRYNGNTTDKSGAFKFTFEALDAASVENKTFEVRKGDALVADSTGKLVDDGTGAIKLEAANGDFAGSLAPVSFGDITYTKESYDACKTYWYKVTENFLDNSSAISYDPTVYVAKVELTAANREIVPTVTYYRMTSSVDGKLDIAEITNTDDPMVFHNTDDAYLSMSFNIKKLFKNSLNNDLKIEDEKFAFQLKDAKGDLVSESTANAEGLVTFEIPGKNYIDKSLGDAKDYEFTVTEVDPNNDKISFDQKTHKVVLTVKTEAKRVVNSENAADNDKTFYKPVITKQTWDGNEWTSEDVPTVTNTIDVSTSFVPKANKYLTGLAQGETALFKFELQGLKQLDPASVDFNLVTVENYLRSSDDFIATDGKIVDNGKDELLLNASTQFTQDGTAEVTFPEITYEKPGAYWYALRETTSDTDTIASDTSVAVIRVDVKLAADGKSMSAQVGAVYSAKSMSKPGLTAVVDDGGELPTPIFYNTGFAYTGFEFDITKAFKNTEGAPLPMEKFEFELWDGIPGETGSRNLGTFSNERYEGVTPHLSDKVIFSVTDEILLKSYLKDKVGTPQTYNNLYIREAASANKDMLTDGEAHQVVVTLTPAIERPSMANASLTTTTYSCQDVSVTIPSLTNNTVTNRWQLRGSWTPQASKIYFGETAGSFDFTVQSLRSLTDAELSTAKVADLLRNQGEVSSEDTGENAVKVTGSVSVNNRGEEAVEFATPVTYTKSGTYWYALSEDGGTDPTVYVIRVEVGQTSDSRGLEVKSTKVYYADSFDTAGIHEYGVPSATDPVVPQFVNTSGALKFASYRAFAASDQAVDQKCLVDPKMWKVLEGRTLQEGEYAFDLIQVKDYTDTTGTVISTAKNDRYGMVDFDAANPVAGTEDDPCCLEFTAPGTYRYRVVENPDANRDPSVIYSDQIITFTVVVEREGGSLKATDMYYGEYKDGTNVRFAESADPDWHPTMTNKARGMSLKVRKTSVLDRDNGLEGATYSLFMVNNGPQDDIKLATGVSNEDGWIQFDDVNLQAGQLYYFKEFAAPAGHTVSEFRSPYFYLVPDDASPNGYAMAYSDTKDVEPGIMVTTEGDESDTDAVEAGQDNALYTKPEVDGDGNALYTYAKDGGVYDEATTITFNKQETNTHNWVEGAKLQVIEKATGKVVEEWTTKASGEVLTAKLNVDTPYILHEVSAPDGYAVAKDVEFVIDSYGKLSVTSGTEDGNASLNDTTVVLFDRRLDVEEINRITRTDEDNDRTTRIAKTGDTANIAPIILGLVAVVFVGATVLVVVKRKRNQE; encoded by the coding sequence TTGCGGGTAGACAGCGTTTTGGTCAACGGCAATACTGCCGATGGCTTGGGCGGCGGCATTGCCGGCTGCCCCCATGCACGCATGGGTGTGGGCTTGCTCGAGGCCAACACAGGTGCTGCGATCTATGGGAACACTGCCAAAAAGGTGCGCCGTCCTTCCAATAGCGTGCTCTATTCCCTCGAGGTGGACAACGTCATTACCGGCGACGTCTATGCCTGGGACCATGCTGCTTCGAGATTCTCTGCAGACAAGGCCATGGATTATTACTGCACGCGAGCCAGTGTGGTCATGGGTGCGGATATGGGTCAAGCAGGGGATACCGTGTGGACCGGCTACCGTGCAAGCGCTTCCAATATGAAGGGTGAGCCGGTCACAATCCAAAAAGGGGAGACCTTCTCTGCGACCAGCGAGTCTGTGGGTCTCACCAACACCTATAAAGGGGCAGCCCCTTCAACGAACGTCACTGTGACGGGCAACTACAGCGCGACTCACGGCGGCGGCATTGGCTGTAATGGCACCCTGAAGATCAACTATGTGCCCAAGGTCGAGTACGGCGCGTTCAACATTGAGCTCCAAAAGAGCTTGGTGACCTCTTTGGGCGACAAGCTCTCTATGGCGGCGAATGCCTATAGGTTTGAGCTCTTCACTGATAAGAGCTGCACCAACAAGGTTGCAGAGGCCACCAATGACGCCAACGGCAAAATCGCTTTCACGCTCACCCATGGCGCCTATGACAGCCAGATCAAGGGTGATGGCGCACAAACCTGGACCTTCTATGCGCGCGAAGTCAAAGGCAACGATCCATCCATTGCCTACGACACCAAGGTTCACACCATTACAGTGAATATTTCCAGCATCCAGTCAAAAACCTCGCCCACCGCGGCGTTTCCAGTGACCACAAAAACGCCTGTGCTTCAGAGCGTGAAGGTGGACGGCAAGGCTCCCGGCAGCGCCCCCTTCTCCAACACCTTCAATGTGAAGGGCGCAGCTCAGCTGGGAATCACCAAGACCGTCTCTGGTCTGCCTGCCGGCTCCTACACCTTTGAACTTCAGGAAATGAAGGGCAAGTCCATTGCGGACCAAGAGATCAAATCCGATGGTGTAAGCGACAGCCAGTCTTTCTCTGTGAATGAGTCTGCCTCTACAAACCAGACTGTCGAGCAACTCTTTAAGAAAATGACCTATACCGCCGAAGGCGACCACTGGTATCGCATTCGAGAGAAGGCAGACGGCGATAGGACTGTTACCGCCTTCGACTCCTCTGTGTATTTGGTAAAGGTCAATGTCAAAAAGAACGGCAAGAAGGCTCTAAAGGCAGAGGTAGTGGAAACTTACAAGGCTGCCGATGCCAATAGCGAGCTTAAAAAGGTGAGCAACACCCAGAAGCCTGCTTTCACCAATACCAACTATCTCTATGAGGGCTTCGACTTCTCTATCACCAAGATGCTGGAGAATGATCTAAATAGCCAGTTTAGACCTGATAACGGCGAGTTCACCTTCGAGCTCTTTGACAACCCTGAGTGCTCTGGCGAGCCTTTGGCCACTGCTAAGAACAATGCTTCTGGACAGGTGGAGTTCAAGGTAGAGAATCAGACCTATCTCCAGAACGAGCTTAAAGGCATGAAGCCTGGCGCTCTAATCTACACCACCCTCTACTTCCACGAGGTTCAGGGCAATGTCCCAGGTGTTACCTATGACACCGAGGCTCATTCCATCAGCCTAGAGCTTAAGGTGACCCAGGGCACCAAGAGCGATATGGGCATCACCAAACCCGTCATTGGCGCCACTGCAAAGGTAACCATGGTGGACGGGAAAGAGCTGACTGCCGCTGGGTTCACCTTCATCAACAAGATCAAAGTTGCGGACGCACAGGTGCCCTTCTCGGCAACGAAGCGCTACAACGGCAACACCACCGACAAGTCTGGCGCCTTCAAGTTCACCTTTGAGGCACTAGATGCGGCGTCGGTAGAGAACAAGACCTTCGAGGTTCGCAAGGGCGATGCTCTCGTGGCTGATTCCACCGGCAAGCTGGTGGACGACGGCACTGGCGCCATCAAGCTCGAGGCTGCTAACGGCGATTTTGCTGGCTCTTTGGCTCCTGTGAGCTTTGGCGACATTACCTACACCAAGGAATCCTACGACGCCTGCAAGACCTATTGGTACAAGGTGACCGAGAACTTCCTGGACAATTCTTCTGCCATTTCTTACGACCCCACGGTCTATGTGGCGAAGGTCGAGCTCACTGCCGCGAACCGCGAGATCGTTCCCACGGTTACCTATTACCGCATGACCTCGTCGGTCGATGGAAAGCTTGATATCGCCGAGATCACCAATACGGATGACCCCATGGTCTTCCACAACACCGACGATGCCTATCTGTCCATGAGCTTCAATATCAAGAAGCTCTTCAAGAACAGCCTGAACAACGATCTCAAGATCGAGGACGAGAAGTTCGCCTTCCAGCTCAAAGACGCCAAGGGCGATCTGGTTTCTGAGTCTACCGCCAACGCAGAGGGCCTGGTGACCTTCGAGATCCCTGGCAAGAACTACATCGACAAATCGTTGGGTGATGCCAAGGACTACGAGTTCACCGTCACCGAGGTCGATCCCAACAATGACAAGATCTCCTTCGACCAGAAGACCCACAAGGTTGTCCTCACGGTGAAGACTGAGGCCAAGCGTGTGGTAAACAGCGAGAACGCAGCCGATAACGATAAGACCTTCTATAAACCTGTGATCACTAAGCAGACCTGGGATGGCAACGAGTGGACTTCCGAAGACGTCCCCACTGTTACCAACACCATCGACGTGAGCACTTCCTTTGTGCCCAAGGCCAATAAGTACCTCACCGGCCTAGCTCAGGGCGAGACTGCGCTCTTCAAGTTCGAGCTCCAGGGCCTGAAGCAGCTCGATCCTGCGAGCGTTGACTTCAATTTGGTCACTGTCGAGAACTACCTGCGTAGCTCTGATGACTTCATTGCCACCGACGGCAAGATCGTCGACAACGGCAAGGATGAGCTGCTGCTCAATGCCTCTACCCAGTTCACTCAGGACGGCACTGCTGAGGTGACCTTCCCCGAGATCACCTACGAGAAGCCGGGCGCCTATTGGTACGCCCTGCGCGAGACCACCAGCGACACTGACACCATCGCCTCCGACACCTCCGTGGCAGTCATCCGCGTGGACGTGAAGCTTGCAGCTGACGGCAAGTCCATGTCTGCCCAGGTGGGCGCCGTCTACAGCGCGAAGTCCATGAGCAAGCCCGGCCTGACCGCTGTTGTCGATGACGGCGGCGAGCTGCCCACCCCGATCTTCTACAACACCGGATTCGCCTACACCGGCTTTGAGTTCGACATCACCAAGGCGTTCAAGAACACCGAGGGTGCACCTCTGCCCATGGAGAAATTCGAGTTCGAGCTTTGGGACGGCATCCCTGGCGAGACCGGCTCCCGCAACCTGGGCACCTTCAGCAACGAGCGGTACGAGGGTGTCACCCCTCACTTGAGCGACAAGGTGATCTTCTCGGTAACCGATGAGATCCTGCTCAAGTCCTACCTCAAGGACAAGGTGGGTACCCCTCAGACTTACAACAACCTCTACATTCGCGAGGCTGCTTCTGCCAATAAGGACATGCTCACCGACGGTGAGGCTCATCAGGTCGTCGTGACCCTTACTCCCGCCATCGAGCGTCCCTCTATGGCCAATGCCAGCCTCACCACCACGACCTATAGCTGCCAGGACGTGAGCGTGACCATTCCTTCGCTCACCAACAACACGGTGACCAACCGCTGGCAGCTCCGTGGCAGCTGGACGCCTCAGGCCTCCAAGATCTACTTTGGCGAGACGGCCGGAAGCTTTGACTTCACGGTTCAGAGCCTCCGCAGCCTGACGGATGCGGAGCTAAGCACTGCCAAGGTGGCCGATCTTCTCCGCAACCAAGGTGAGGTCTCTTCTGAGGACACCGGCGAGAATGCGGTGAAGGTAACCGGCTCTGTCTCTGTGAACAACAGGGGCGAGGAGGCAGTGGAGTTTGCCACTCCTGTCACCTACACCAAGTCGGGCACCTATTGGTACGCGCTCTCTGAGGACGGCGGCACCGATCCCACCGTGTACGTAATTCGCGTCGAGGTGGGTCAGACTTCCGATAGCCGCGGGCTCGAGGTGAAGAGTACTAAGGTGTACTACGCCGACAGCTTTGATACCGCGGGCATCCATGAATATGGCGTGCCTAGCGCTACTGACCCTGTGGTGCCGCAATTTGTGAACACCTCCGGTGCGCTAAAGTTCGCCTCCTATCGCGCCTTTGCGGCCAGTGATCAGGCGGTAGACCAGAAGTGCCTGGTAGACCCCAAGATGTGGAAGGTCCTTGAGGGTCGTACCCTGCAGGAGGGCGAGTACGCCTTTGACCTCATCCAGGTGAAGGATTACACCGACACCACCGGCACCGTCATCTCCACCGCCAAGAACGACCGTTACGGTATGGTGGACTTCGACGCCGCCAATCCTGTGGCCGGCACCGAGGACGACCCCTGCTGCCTCGAGTTCACCGCCCCCGGCACCTATCGCTACCGCGTGGTGGAGAACCCGGACGCCAATCGCGATCCCTCGGTGATCTACAGCGACCAGATCATCACCTTCACCGTGGTGGTGGAGCGTGAGGGCGGCAGCCTCAAGGCCACCGACATGTACTACGGCGAGTACAAAGACGGCACCAACGTGCGCTTCGCCGAGTCGGCAGACCCCGACTGGCACCCCACCATGACCAACAAGGCCCGTGGCATGAGCCTCAAGGTGCGCAAGACCTCCGTGCTCGATCGCGACAACGGCCTAGAGGGTGCCACCTACAGCCTTTTCATGGTCAACAACGGCCCGCAGGATGACATCAAGCTGGCCACCGGGGTCTCTAACGAGGACGGTTGGATCCAGTTTGACGACGTGAACCTGCAGGCAGGGCAGCTCTACTACTTCAAGGAGTTCGCTGCTCCGGCTGGCCACACCGTGAGCGAGTTCAGGAGCCCCTACTTCTATCTGGTGCCAGATGACGCCTCTCCCAATGGCTATGCCATGGCCTACTCCGACACCAAGGACGTAGAGCCCGGCATCATGGTCACCACTGAGGGCGACGAGTCCGACACTGATGCTGTTGAGGCTGGGCAGGATAATGCCCTCTACACCAAACCCGAGGTGGATGGCGACGGCAACGCTCTCTACACCTATGCCAAGGATGGCGGTGTCTACGACGAAGCCACCACCATCACCTTCAACAAGCAGGAGACCAATACCCACAACTGGGTGGAGGGCGCCAAGCTTCAGGTGATTGAGAAGGCTACCGGCAAGGTGGTGGAGGAGTGGACCACCAAGGCCTCCGGTGAGGTGCTCACCGCCAAGCTCAATGTGGACACCCCCTATATCCTTCATGAGGTGTCCGCTCCCGATGGCTATGCAGTGGCCAAGGACGTGGAGTTTGTTATCGACTCCTACGGCAAGCTCTCAGTGACCTCTGGCACCGAGGATGGCAACGCATCGCTCAACGACACCACCGTGGTTCTCTTTGACCGCAGGCTGGATGTGGAAGAGATCAACCGCATCACCCGCACCGATGAGGACAACGACCGCACCACCCGCATCGCCAAGACCGGCGACACCGCCAACATCGCACCCATCATCCTGGGTCTGGTGGCAGTGGTCTTTGTGGGCGCCACCGTGCTGGTAGTGGTGAAGCGTAAGCGCAACCAGGAGTAA
- a CDS encoding right-handed parallel beta-helix repeat-containing protein produces the protein MNNTSKNMLLKRILAFALSFVMVVTSTPVAPLAYAEQDLNIDTAPVVISDEDLVQVDAENPTSDPAADDAADSDAPAAEQDAPSQEDAAPEKELALEQAPEVAAAAVDTAAAGPARVAPAQLQDNKSQEISSSNTAAGFKVIKYDKAGTYTLTVKDGVTFYGRIEISGGAKVTVNGKGTINGNKQGSVIIVEGTKDSSKVSHLTLDGPTLTNGSGSELRHTTYDGSGNQRYLKCGGGVLVRRTHKDYGNATFIFKSGTITNNNVHSAGGGIFVDGLCGFTMENGTVTNNSCQYSEGGGLYIAAAKTATTRVLRL, from the coding sequence ATGAACAACACTTCTAAGAACATGCTGCTCAAAAGGATTCTCGCCTTCGCGCTCTCCTTTGTCATGGTGGTCACCTCCACGCCGGTGGCGCCTCTGGCCTACGCCGAGCAGGACCTCAACATCGACACCGCTCCCGTGGTGATCTCCGACGAGGACCTGGTGCAGGTCGATGCCGAGAACCCCACCTCAGATCCTGCAGCTGACGACGCTGCTGACAGCGATGCCCCTGCTGCCGAGCAGGACGCCCCTTCTCAGGAGGATGCTGCTCCTGAGAAGGAGCTTGCGCTCGAGCAAGCCCCGGAGGTCGCCGCTGCTGCTGTCGATACTGCGGCAGCTGGCCCTGCGCGCGTGGCGCCTGCCCAGCTGCAGGACAATAAGAGCCAGGAGATCTCGAGCTCTAATACGGCTGCTGGCTTCAAGGTCATCAAGTACGACAAAGCAGGCACCTATACGCTTACTGTCAAGGACGGCGTCACCTTCTATGGCCGTATTGAAATCTCTGGTGGTGCCAAGGTAACCGTAAACGGCAAAGGCACCATTAATGGCAACAAGCAAGGCTCTGTCATTATTGTCGAGGGCACTAAGGACAGCAGCAAAGTCAGTCATCTCACCCTTGACGGGCCTACGCTCACCAACGGTTCAGGTTCGGAGCTCAGGCATACCACCTACGATGGATCCGGTAACCAGCGTTATTTGAAGTGTGGCGGCGGCGTGCTTGTTCGTCGTACCCATAAAGATTATGGCAACGCCACCTTCATTTTTAAGAGTGGCACCATCACCAACAACAACGTGCATTCTGCCGGTGGCGGCATCTTCGTGGATGGCCTCTGCGGCTTCACTATGGAGAACGGAACAGTCACCAACAACTCCTGCCAGTACTCCGAGGGTGGTGGCCTGTATATTGCTGCCGCCAAAACGGCAACAACAAGGGTTCTGAGGCTGTAA
- a CDS encoding sulfite exporter TauE/SafE family protein gives MYWIIWPICLAACFVGSICGLGGGVIIKPALDLFGHMDVAQVSFLSGCTVLAMALYSVLRARAKGNLRAEAKVDTSVAVGAVVGGLAGKQLFSVLSTAFPYPRIVGCTQAAALFAVCLFTIVYTLRRDEDEVRECHLSGWWAGALVGVGLGAISAFLGIGGGPVNIVAMTFFFAMTSKDAAQASLYIILYSQTAATLMSLFTQDLSGIDPLLFLGMVGFGIAGAAGGRTLNAQLSNEIVDRMLIGLLVVIMGITIANFIRFAAI, from the coding sequence ATGTATTGGATCATCTGGCCCATCTGCCTTGCGGCATGTTTTGTCGGCTCCATTTGCGGCCTAGGCGGCGGCGTCATCATCAAGCCGGCACTGGACCTCTTTGGCCATATGGATGTGGCCCAGGTGAGCTTTCTTTCTGGGTGCACGGTGCTTGCCATGGCTCTCTATTCGGTGCTGCGAGCCCGTGCCAAGGGAAACCTTAGGGCTGAAGCTAAGGTTGATACTTCTGTAGCGGTAGGAGCTGTGGTAGGTGGTCTTGCGGGAAAGCAGCTTTTCTCGGTATTGAGCACGGCCTTTCCCTATCCGCGCATCGTGGGGTGCACGCAGGCGGCGGCTCTGTTTGCGGTATGTCTGTTCACCATCGTCTATACGCTTAGGCGAGATGAGGATGAAGTGCGCGAATGCCATCTGTCCGGCTGGTGGGCGGGAGCTCTGGTTGGGGTGGGACTGGGTGCGATCTCTGCCTTTTTGGGCATTGGCGGAGGCCCGGTCAATATCGTCGCCATGACGTTCTTTTTTGCCATGACCAGCAAGGACGCTGCTCAGGCTTCCCTTTACATCATCTTGTACTCCCAGACCGCAGCCACGCTGATGTCGCTTTTCACTCAGGATCTTTCGGGGATCGACCCGCTGCTTTTCCTGGGCATGGTGGGCTTTGGCATTGCCGGTGCGGCTGGTGGGCGCACCCTTAACGCGCAGCTTTCCAACGAAATAGTGGACAGGATGTTAATTGGGCTTCTGGTTGTCATAATGGGCATAACCATCGCGAATTTTATAAGATTTGCTGCGATATAA
- a CDS encoding PfkB family carbohydrate kinase: MGFSVALPNDVDRGVAPHIQVVNPVGSGDTLMGAFAVALERTMDDACALAFAMAAATANCLSPATGNFDPQVAQEVRNQVKVHRLA; this comes from the coding sequence TTGGGCTTCAGCGTCGCCCTGCCAAACGACGTCGATCGAGGCGTCGCCCCGCACATCCAGGTAGTAAATCCTGTGGGTTCCGGAGATACCCTGATGGGCGCCTTCGCCGTGGCACTGGAGCGCACCATGGATGACGCCTGTGCCCTCGCCTTTGCCATGGCCGCCGCCACTGCCAACTGCCTCTCCCCCGCTACCGGCAACTTTGATCCTCAGGTGGCGCAGGAAGTGCGCAATCAGGTGAAAGTCCACAGGCTCGCCTAG
- a CDS encoding DeoR/GlpR family DNA-binding transcription regulator, with protein MTAPAPNDTSLPDPATPGSTHGSGHSFAEERRAAIMDLLGREASVQVTDLAKLFGVSRVTVRSDLDELEAAGRLRRTHGGAVSLSRALTVSIQDQRVNVNVEAKQAIGRTAAAMVSDGDSVLVDSGTTALELVRALGGCNEVTVVTCDFTVADFIDRSMPSLDVILLGGELRKGHRYTYGPMTEQALALLHPQISFVCPTSYVPGRGLMTNFAPMAQIKRAMLSCAARTVVLMDATKVNAPGLLLVDTLAHVDAVVTDSDPGGLLATELQEQAPEAQLILAQG; from the coding sequence ATGACCGCCCCTGCTCCCAATGACACTTCGTTGCCCGACCCCGCGACACCTGGTTCCACTCATGGCTCGGGACATTCTTTTGCCGAGGAACGCCGCGCTGCCATCATGGACCTATTGGGGCGCGAGGCTTCGGTGCAGGTGACTGACCTCGCGAAACTCTTTGGAGTGTCGCGGGTGACGGTGCGCTCGGACTTGGATGAACTTGAGGCGGCGGGGCGCCTGCGGCGCACCCATGGCGGTGCGGTGTCGCTCTCGCGGGCGCTCACGGTGTCTATCCAGGACCAGCGTGTGAACGTGAACGTCGAGGCCAAGCAGGCCATTGGCCGCACGGCGGCAGCCATGGTGTCAGACGGCGACTCCGTGCTGGTGGACTCGGGCACTACGGCGCTGGAGTTGGTGCGCGCGCTGGGGGGCTGCAACGAGGTGACGGTGGTGACCTGCGACTTTACGGTGGCGGATTTCATCGACCGCTCCATGCCGTCTCTGGATGTCATCTTGCTGGGCGGCGAGCTGCGCAAAGGCCACCGCTACACCTACGGCCCCATGACAGAGCAGGCCTTGGCGCTTTTGCACCCCCAGATCTCCTTTGTATGCCCTACCAGCTATGTGCCCGGTCGCGGCCTTATGACCAACTTCGCCCCCATGGCTCAGATCAAGCGGGCCATGCTCTCCTGCGCCGCCCGCACAGTGGTGCTCATGGATGCCACCAAGGTGAACGCGCCGGGATTGCTGCTGGTAGATACTCTGGCTCACGTGGATGCGGTAGTGACTGACAGCGATCCTGGCGGCCTTCTGGCCACAGAGCTTCAAGAGCAAGCACCGGAAGCTCAGCTTATCCTGGCTCAGGGCTAG